The proteins below are encoded in one region of Nocardioides marmorisolisilvae:
- a CDS encoding DUF5302 domain-containing protein, whose product MTDNEDLKAKMREALERKHGTEHPDDSDARSREKVHGSEQSGGAPKMHRRKAGGGGS is encoded by the coding sequence ATGACCGACAACGAGGACCTCAAGGCGAAGATGCGCGAGGCGCTGGAGCGCAAGCACGGCACCGAGCACCCCGACGACTCCGACGCCCGCTCCCGGGAGAAGGTGCACGGCTCCGAACAGAGCGGGGGCGCGCCGAAGATGCACCGTCGCAAGGCCGGTGGCGGCGGCTCCTGA
- a CDS encoding GAF and ANTAR domain-containing protein produces the protein MDNDFLEDFAQMALDLHGEESVHETVDRVLQYALKAVHCGYAGVVFVHNGQRIETAAATDSLVADLEAIQVECGEGPDIDVLADRYSVIVGDTRTETRWPRWAHAVSQAGIRSLLSVRMYTSSSTVGTLNLYDEQPNRFDVADQEVAHVLARHAAVALASAREEEHLWQAIDSRKRIGQAQGILMERYNIDEERAFAVLMRYSQSRNMKLRAVAEKLVSTRDLPH, from the coding sequence ATGGACAACGACTTCCTTGAAGACTTCGCGCAGATGGCGCTGGATCTGCATGGCGAGGAGAGCGTGCACGAGACCGTCGACCGCGTGCTCCAGTACGCGCTCAAGGCGGTGCACTGCGGGTACGCCGGCGTGGTCTTCGTGCACAACGGCCAGCGGATCGAGACCGCTGCCGCCACCGACTCGCTGGTGGCCGATCTGGAGGCCATCCAGGTCGAGTGCGGGGAGGGTCCGGATATCGACGTGCTCGCTGACCGCTACAGCGTGATCGTGGGCGACACCCGGACCGAGACCCGGTGGCCGCGGTGGGCCCATGCCGTGTCCCAGGCTGGGATCCGCAGCCTGCTGAGCGTGCGGATGTACACCAGCTCCTCGACGGTCGGCACGCTCAACCTGTACGACGAGCAGCCGAACCGCTTCGACGTGGCCGACCAGGAGGTGGCCCATGTGCTGGCCCGGCATGCCGCGGTGGCGCTGGCGAGCGCCCGCGAGGAGGAGCACCTGTGGCAGGCGATCGACTCGCGCAAGCGGATCGGTCAGGCCCAGGGGATCCTGATGGAGCGCTACAACATCGACGAGGAGCGGGCCTTCGCCGTCCTGATGCGCTACTCCCAGAGCCGGAACATGAAACTGCGGGCGGTCGCCGAGAAGCTGGTCAGCACCCGCGACCTGCCGCACTGA
- a CDS encoding MaoC family dehydratase, giving the protein MQFGRSYEEFEVGATYKHWPGKTVTEFDDHMFCLLTMNHHPLHLDTNYAEETTQFGKNVVVGNYVYSILLGMSVPDISGKAIANLEIESLRHVAPTFHGDTLYGETTVLDKWESKSKDDRGVVHVETIGYNQDGKVVCIFRRKVMVPKDNYLEARGGEQPGRPVPQPDKNWPGPDGAAG; this is encoded by the coding sequence GTGCAGTTCGGACGCAGCTACGAGGAGTTCGAGGTCGGTGCGACCTACAAGCACTGGCCGGGCAAGACGGTCACCGAGTTCGACGACCACATGTTCTGTCTGCTCACGATGAACCACCACCCGCTGCACCTCGACACGAACTACGCCGAGGAGACCACCCAGTTCGGCAAGAACGTCGTGGTCGGCAACTACGTGTACTCGATCCTGCTCGGGATGAGCGTCCCCGACATCAGCGGCAAGGCGATCGCCAACCTCGAGATCGAGTCGCTGCGGCACGTGGCCCCCACCTTCCATGGCGACACGCTGTACGGCGAGACCACCGTGCTCGACAAGTGGGAGAGCAAGTCCAAGGACGACCGGGGCGTCGTGCACGTCGAGACGATCGGCTACAACCAGGACGGGAAGGTTGTGTGCATCTTCCGCCGCAAGGTGATGGTGCCCAAGGACAACTACCTCGAGGCCCGTGGCGGTGAGCAGCCCGGACGCCCGGTCCCGCAGCCGGACAAGAACTGGCCGGGGCCCGACGGCGCGGCCGGCTGA
- a CDS encoding glycosyltransferase family 2 protein, which yields MSRFSRRAGREAPVDADDTRVAVVTMVRDEGTVLPLWLSHYADQVGEDNLYIVDDSSEDGSTDDLPCNVLRVPPVREGKFESSRMRAVSGLADGLLGLYDAVVFCDADEFLVPDPAQYAGLRDVVAAHAARGAEAVGTLGFNVVQHLGVEPALDLTAPVLTQRHYAVFVPTMCKPSINLSGSAWVAASHGIRADYRVDPAVFMFHLKFADRDLLHAAGEHRRKMVELDGRSQVTSWRRGGDELVGLLEKVSSGIDPARTPEFVPPRGRALDRLVIADDQRPGAHRAPKGGQVKAMEQRPAERIPARFTGTF from the coding sequence ATGAGCCGCTTCTCGCGCCGTGCCGGCCGTGAGGCTCCGGTCGACGCGGACGACACCCGGGTGGCCGTGGTCACCATGGTGCGTGACGAGGGCACGGTGCTGCCGCTGTGGCTCTCGCACTACGCCGACCAGGTCGGTGAGGACAACCTCTACATCGTCGACGACAGCTCCGAGGACGGCTCGACCGACGACCTGCCGTGCAACGTGCTGCGGGTGCCGCCGGTCCGGGAGGGGAAGTTCGAAAGCTCCCGGATGCGGGCGGTCAGCGGCCTCGCAGACGGTTTGCTCGGACTGTACGACGCGGTGGTGTTCTGCGACGCCGACGAGTTCCTGGTCCCCGACCCGGCGCAGTACGCCGGGCTGCGCGACGTGGTGGCCGCGCACGCGGCCCGGGGTGCCGAGGCGGTCGGCACCCTCGGCTTCAACGTGGTCCAGCACCTCGGCGTCGAGCCCGCGCTCGACCTGACCGCACCGGTGTTGACGCAGCGGCACTACGCCGTGTTCGTGCCGACCATGTGCAAGCCGAGCATCAACCTCTCCGGATCCGCCTGGGTGGCGGCGTCGCACGGGATCCGCGCCGACTACCGCGTGGATCCGGCCGTGTTCATGTTCCACCTCAAGTTCGCCGACCGCGACCTGCTGCACGCCGCCGGCGAGCACCGCCGCAAGATGGTGGAGCTCGACGGCCGATCCCAGGTGACCAGCTGGCGACGCGGTGGTGACGAGCTGGTCGGGCTGCTGGAGAAGGTCTCGTCCGGCATCGACCCGGCGCGCACACCCGAGTTCGTGCCACCCAGGGGGCGTGCGCTGGACCGGCTGGTCATCGCCGACGACCAGCGCCCGGGCGCCCATCGAGCGCCCAAGGGAGGTCAGGTCAAGGCGATGGAGCAGCGTCCGGCCGAGCGCATCCCGGCCCGGTTCACCGGCACGTTCTGA
- a CDS encoding histidine phosphatase family protein, with the protein MADGGQGELWVVRHGATEWSAAGRHTSVTDLPLTPDGEAEARAVAPRLAEVAFDLVLTSPRLRARTTARLAGFPDAVVDEDLAEWRYGDYEGLTTAQIREQVPDWTVWRRPCPGGETADEVGARLDRVVARAREDGGRVLAFGHGHALRVLAARWLGLPPQEGRLLVLGTGTLSSLGYEHGEPAVSRWNG; encoded by the coding sequence ATGGCCGACGGCGGACAGGGTGAGCTCTGGGTGGTGCGGCACGGGGCGACCGAGTGGAGCGCCGCCGGCCGGCACACCTCGGTCACCGATCTGCCGCTGACGCCCGACGGCGAGGCGGAGGCCCGCGCAGTGGCTCCGAGGCTGGCCGAGGTGGCCTTCGACCTGGTGCTGACCAGCCCTCGGCTGCGGGCCCGCACCACCGCCCGGCTGGCCGGCTTCCCGGACGCGGTCGTGGACGAGGACCTCGCCGAGTGGCGCTACGGCGACTACGAGGGCCTCACCACCGCACAGATCAGGGAGCAGGTGCCGGACTGGACGGTCTGGCGCCGGCCCTGCCCCGGAGGCGAGACCGCGGACGAGGTCGGTGCCCGGCTCGACCGGGTCGTGGCCCGGGCGCGGGAGGACGGCGGTCGCGTGCTGGCCTTCGGGCACGGCCACGCCCTGCGGGTGCTGGCCGCACGCTGGCTCGGCCTGCCGCCACAGGAGGGTCGTCTGCTGGTCCTCGGGACCGGCACGCTGTCCTCGCTGGGCTACGAGCACGGCGAGCCGGCGGTCAGTCGGTGGAACGGCTGA
- a CDS encoding NAD-dependent malic enzyme, with the protein MAGDNTRRRRAATSASYSITMRLHTDLDPGLIGQVATCIAGQGGIVTAIDVTDSRHDRLVVDVTCSATDSEHAEEIVAAVGEVNGVTVHKVSDRTFLLHLGGKIAVESKVPLRTRDDLSMAYTPGVGRVSLALAEHPEDVRRLTIKGNTVAVVTDGSAVLGLGNIGPGAALPVMEGKAALFKRFANIDAWPICLATQDVDKIVEAVVAIAPGFGGINLEDIAAPRCFEVERRLRELLDIPVFHDDQHGTAIVVLAALTNAMRCVDKRLEDARVVVSGAGAAGTAIVTLLLAAGAADVVVVDRDGALCGDDDSLSPAMADVASRTNPRGVTGDLHTALCGADVFIGVSAPGILEPEWIDDMADDAVVFALANPDPEVDPAEAAKRAAVVASGRSDYPNQINNVLAFPGVFRGLLDARARDITVPMLLRAAEAIAHVVTDEELNPYFIIPSVFHPDVPGAVAAAISGGEQAPTDA; encoded by the coding sequence ATGGCAGGCGACAACACCCGACGGCGGCGTGCAGCGACCAGTGCGTCGTACTCCATCACCATGCGGCTGCACACGGATCTCGACCCGGGGCTGATCGGCCAGGTGGCGACCTGCATCGCCGGCCAGGGCGGCATCGTGACCGCGATCGACGTCACTGACTCGCGCCACGACCGCCTGGTGGTCGACGTGACCTGCTCCGCGACCGACTCCGAGCACGCCGAGGAGATCGTCGCCGCAGTGGGCGAGGTCAACGGCGTCACCGTCCACAAGGTGTCCGACCGGACCTTCCTGCTGCACCTCGGCGGCAAGATCGCGGTGGAGTCGAAGGTGCCGCTGCGCACCCGTGACGACCTGTCGATGGCGTATACGCCCGGTGTCGGGCGAGTCAGCCTCGCGCTGGCCGAGCACCCCGAGGACGTCCGCCGGCTGACGATCAAGGGCAACACGGTGGCGGTGGTGACCGACGGGTCGGCGGTCCTGGGCCTGGGGAACATCGGCCCCGGTGCCGCGCTGCCGGTGATGGAGGGCAAGGCCGCGCTGTTCAAGCGGTTCGCGAACATCGACGCCTGGCCGATCTGCCTGGCGACCCAGGACGTGGACAAGATCGTGGAGGCAGTGGTCGCGATCGCCCCCGGCTTCGGTGGCATCAACCTGGAGGACATCGCCGCTCCGCGCTGCTTCGAGGTCGAGCGCCGGCTGCGTGAGCTGCTCGACATCCCGGTCTTCCACGACGACCAGCACGGCACCGCGATCGTCGTGCTGGCCGCGCTCACCAACGCGATGCGCTGTGTCGACAAGCGGCTCGAGGACGCCCGGGTCGTGGTGTCCGGCGCTGGCGCAGCGGGCACGGCCATCGTCACCCTGCTCCTGGCAGCGGGTGCCGCGGACGTGGTCGTGGTCGACCGCGACGGAGCGCTGTGCGGCGACGACGACTCGCTGTCGCCGGCCATGGCCGATGTCGCCTCCCGCACCAACCCTCGGGGGGTGACCGGCGACCTGCACACCGCGCTGTGCGGCGCCGACGTCTTCATCGGCGTCAGCGCGCCCGGCATCCTGGAGCCTGAGTGGATCGACGACATGGCCGACGACGCGGTGGTGTTCGCCCTGGCCAACCCCGACCCGGAGGTCGACCCGGCCGAGGCGGCCAAACGGGCGGCCGTGGTCGCCAGCGGCCGCAGTGACTACCCCAACCAGATCAACAACGTGCTCGCGTTCCCTGGCGTCTTCCGCGGCCTTCTCGATGCGCGAGCCCGGGACATCACCGTGCCGATGCTGCTGCGTGCCGCCGAGGCGATCGCCCACGTGGTGACCGACGAGGAGCTCAACCCCTACTTCATCATTCCCAGCGTCTTCCACCCGGACGTCCCCGGTGCGGTCGCCGCGGCCATCAGCGGTGGCGAGCAGGCGCCCACCGACGCCTGA
- a CDS encoding DUF6758 family protein, whose protein sequence is MALEASCPRCPLPVKEGDGGFACGRHGRIVPLWRPRAAAYDAFAELIGRSAEVPTYLPWPMSPGWTIADFGCVGHPDGPATATVTTTVGTSDLDGPVEVTVVSEDPGVGLGARCAGSQHLDPGEQVGVGPPAVRVRAGGRSVPLWSVDIEEDPDAEDDLLTRSVFAGEAEGRWLWLVLRPASAALLLHDEWLLADITGFGPEALEMPFGGPRPEW, encoded by the coding sequence GTGGCGCTGGAGGCCTCGTGTCCGCGGTGCCCGTTGCCGGTCAAGGAGGGCGACGGGGGGTTCGCTTGCGGCCGGCACGGTCGGATCGTGCCGCTGTGGCGCCCGCGGGCTGCGGCGTACGACGCCTTCGCAGAGCTGATCGGCCGATCCGCGGAGGTCCCCACCTACCTGCCCTGGCCGATGAGCCCGGGCTGGACGATCGCGGACTTCGGCTGCGTCGGACACCCGGACGGTCCGGCTACGGCGACCGTGACGACCACGGTCGGGACCAGCGACCTCGACGGCCCGGTCGAGGTCACCGTGGTGTCCGAGGACCCCGGCGTCGGTCTCGGCGCGCGCTGTGCCGGGTCCCAGCACCTCGATCCCGGCGAGCAGGTGGGCGTCGGGCCACCCGCCGTACGTGTGCGGGCCGGAGGACGCTCGGTGCCGCTGTGGTCGGTCGACATCGAGGAGGACCCCGACGCGGAGGATGACCTGCTGACCAGGTCGGTCTTCGCCGGCGAGGCCGAGGGGCGCTGGCTCTGGCTGGTGCTGCGGCCCGCATCCGCCGCTCTGCTGCTGCACGACGAGTGGCTGCTGGCCGACATCACCGGCTTCGGGCCCGAGGCGCTCGAGATGCCGTTCGGGGGGCCGCGGCCGGAGTGGTGA
- a CDS encoding IS110 family RNA-guided transposase produces MFTERTSVGLDVHARSVVATAIDTTTGELFKERLIPSNEIVLEWLARLPGPVAVTYEAGPTGFGLARALAAAGLRCEVAAPSKLVRPAGDRVKTDARDALQLAKLLRNDDVTSVRVPTISQESARDLVRAREDVRGDLMRARHRVSKLLLRHGHVYYGGQTWSAKHHGWLHRIRFEELGTRCAYEADLEAIEFAVARRDRLDKLIAQVAADSEFTDVTRRLCCLRGISTLTGFALAVELGDWQRFNANGIGAYLGLVPSEHSSGQSRRQGSITKTGNSHARRLLIEAAWHHKPRYTVGAVLRARWEQAPEAARVRAHVGNTRLNQRWASYTRRHKKNTVANTAIARELAGWCWSLAILE; encoded by the coding sequence GTGTTCACTGAGCGTACGAGTGTTGGACTCGATGTGCATGCACGGTCGGTCGTCGCGACGGCGATCGACACCACGACCGGCGAGCTGTTCAAGGAACGGCTGATCCCCTCGAACGAGATCGTCCTGGAATGGCTGGCTCGTCTGCCCGGTCCGGTCGCGGTCACCTACGAGGCAGGACCGACGGGGTTCGGATTGGCCCGAGCGCTGGCTGCGGCCGGGCTGCGGTGCGAGGTCGCGGCACCGTCCAAGCTCGTTCGTCCGGCTGGTGATCGGGTCAAGACCGATGCCCGTGACGCGCTGCAACTTGCCAAGCTGCTGCGCAACGACGACGTGACCAGCGTCCGGGTGCCGACGATCTCCCAAGAATCGGCACGCGACCTTGTCAGGGCCCGTGAGGACGTCCGCGGCGATCTGATGCGCGCCCGGCACCGGGTCTCGAAGCTGTTGCTGCGCCACGGACACGTCTACTACGGCGGGCAGACCTGGTCGGCCAAGCACCATGGGTGGCTGCATCGGATCCGCTTCGAGGAGCTGGGCACCCGATGCGCCTACGAGGCCGACCTCGAGGCCATCGAGTTCGCCGTCGCGCGCCGCGATCGCCTCGACAAGCTGATCGCCCAGGTCGCCGCAGACAGCGAGTTCACCGACGTGACACGTCGACTGTGCTGCCTGCGCGGTATCTCGACCTTGACCGGATTCGCGCTCGCCGTCGAGCTCGGTGACTGGCAGCGATTCAACGCCAACGGCATCGGCGCCTACCTCGGACTCGTCCCTTCCGAGCACTCCAGCGGCCAGTCCCGCCGCCAGGGCTCGATCACCAAGACCGGCAACAGCCACGCCCGGCGGCTACTGATCGAGGCCGCCTGGCACCACAAGCCCCGCTACACCGTCGGTGCGGTCCTGCGAGCCCGCTGGGAACAGGCCCCAGAAGCGGCACGCGTGCGCGCGCACGTGGGCAACACCCGACTCAACCAACGCTGGGCCAGCTACACCCGCCGGCACAAGAAGAACACCGTCGCGAACACCGCGATCGCGCGTGAGCTAGCCGGCTGGTGCTGGTCACTAGCCATATTGGAGTAG
- a CDS encoding M4 family metallopeptidase: protein MSRLALAAAAALAVPLFAVSPAHADGGPSSPRPPATAPATAAGAGSAGSGSTALSPTDTPPLTAGLRVRMRAPGATSAALSFLASHRDRYRIAHPHADLRRVGTSSSGGVKAVRFAQRYHGIPVLGAQYVVRVRASDARHVVEGTSGRYFGHLEPDLTATVSTRTAALVAQRAVSRTVRNVRVHDGGEVVLPFGRGLLARHVTVTGRRAGSGLPVREETFVAAGRSQPVLSYDAIDYDTPVDTTGHGFHGPALPLQATSTARGYVLRDTTRGHGIETYDANREDLTRFAGGGIPSGPRLVTSATIPFTANPYGAIDAQWGAERVYDFYKSLGRDGLDGKGGRIVSVVGVSDHGGAFPNAFWNGDEMVYGVGGDGYRPFSASLDVVGHEMTHGVVQHSAGLLGFGQSGALNEAVADYFGNAIENQTLGIKPSSPLDGLMGQSLCRDETPAACATRNLDKLHTTAQFDGSGDDNGGVHDNSTIMSGAFWQARRILGIAVANRDMYTLLTQYLTPLSDFLDARAGLLAVARSAGATSTQLGRLRDAFRVRGVVAGWEHSVAGMDSRALYPGMSSGGNVSVGGRHWVITDAGRLGDRRPSVYAGRTDHAGHRLISSNSHLVYDVPSTDGRHAAWSATATTAAGTTVRVQLRSLSGGRTHTLASYRHAMVWATGVDGLTTAWTLTTARGGYKLVVHRSGGRLHTVRASPQHMLGDFDVSGDTVYYTVLDFRPGGSGLLRAYDARRGSTRTLATVRPVSKQTVAGIYQPTVVGSAVYYVADRGRRSLRDAIVRMSRRTGHQQVLVPDTARYAPRFASLSASRKAVTYESFERPRLVQIPSTGGRRERVSCSRGAQTAFAAAGGRRVLWTDFSVGRMDLVTRARPAGRC, encoded by the coding sequence GTGTCTCGACTCGCGCTCGCCGCCGCTGCGGCGCTGGCGGTCCCGTTGTTCGCTGTCTCGCCCGCGCACGCTGACGGCGGCCCCTCGTCCCCGCGACCGCCCGCCACGGCCCCGGCGACGGCTGCTGGGGCCGGCAGCGCGGGCAGCGGGTCGACGGCGCTCAGTCCCACCGACACTCCGCCGCTGACGGCGGGCCTGCGGGTGCGGATGCGCGCGCCGGGAGCCACCTCGGCAGCGCTCTCTTTCCTCGCCTCTCACCGGGACCGCTATCGGATCGCCCACCCGCACGCGGACCTGCGCCGGGTCGGCACCTCGTCGAGCGGTGGGGTGAAGGCGGTCCGCTTCGCCCAGCGATATCACGGCATTCCGGTGCTCGGTGCGCAGTACGTCGTCAGGGTTCGCGCCAGCGATGCGCGCCACGTGGTCGAGGGGACCAGCGGCCGCTACTTCGGTCACCTGGAGCCCGACCTGACCGCAACCGTGAGCACGCGGACCGCGGCGCTCGTCGCGCAGCGCGCAGTGTCCCGCACCGTCCGGAACGTGCGCGTCCACGACGGCGGCGAGGTGGTGCTCCCGTTCGGCCGCGGTCTGCTCGCCCGGCACGTGACGGTGACCGGGCGGCGGGCAGGCTCGGGGCTCCCGGTGCGCGAGGAAACCTTCGTCGCCGCCGGCCGGTCGCAGCCGGTGCTGAGCTATGACGCGATCGACTACGACACTCCGGTGGACACCACGGGCCACGGATTCCACGGCCCCGCACTCCCGTTGCAGGCCACCAGCACCGCGAGGGGCTACGTGCTGCGTGACACCACGCGAGGACACGGCATCGAGACCTACGACGCGAACCGCGAGGATCTCACTCGTTTCGCCGGGGGCGGCATCCCCTCGGGCCCGAGGCTGGTCACCTCGGCGACGATCCCGTTCACGGCGAACCCCTATGGAGCGATCGACGCCCAGTGGGGCGCCGAGCGCGTCTACGACTTCTACAAGTCCCTGGGCCGCGACGGCCTGGACGGCAAGGGCGGCCGGATCGTGTCCGTCGTCGGTGTCTCCGACCACGGCGGAGCATTCCCGAATGCCTTCTGGAACGGCGACGAGATGGTCTACGGCGTAGGCGGGGACGGCTATCGGCCGTTCTCGGCGTCCCTCGACGTGGTCGGTCACGAGATGACCCACGGAGTCGTCCAGCACTCGGCCGGGCTGCTCGGCTTCGGCCAGTCCGGCGCCCTCAACGAGGCGGTCGCCGACTACTTCGGCAACGCGATCGAGAACCAGACCCTGGGCATCAAGCCAAGCTCACCGCTCGACGGCCTGATGGGCCAGAGCCTCTGCCGCGACGAGACCCCTGCCGCCTGCGCCACCCGGAACCTCGACAAGCTGCACACCACCGCCCAGTTCGACGGCAGCGGGGACGACAACGGCGGCGTGCACGACAACTCGACGATCATGAGCGGCGCGTTCTGGCAGGCGCGCCGGATCCTCGGCATCGCCGTCGCGAACCGGGACATGTACACGCTGCTGACCCAGTACCTCACCCCGCTCTCCGACTTCCTCGACGCCCGCGCCGGCCTCCTTGCCGTGGCCAGGTCAGCAGGCGCGACCAGCACCCAGCTGGGCAGGCTGCGAGACGCGTTCCGCGTCCGTGGGGTCGTCGCCGGCTGGGAGCACAGCGTCGCCGGCATGGACAGCCGGGCGCTGTATCCCGGGATGAGCTCGGGCGGCAACGTCTCGGTGGGCGGCCGCCACTGGGTGATCACCGATGCGGGCCGGCTGGGCGACCGACGACCGTCGGTCTACGCAGGCCGCACCGACCACGCCGGCCACCGGCTGATCTCCTCGAACAGCCACCTGGTCTACGACGTGCCGTCGACCGACGGGCGTCACGCGGCCTGGTCCGCGACCGCCACCACAGCGGCCGGCACCACGGTGCGGGTCCAGCTGCGCAGCCTCTCCGGCGGTCGCACGCACACCTTGGCGTCGTACCGCCACGCCATGGTCTGGGCCACCGGCGTGGACGGCCTCACGACGGCATGGACGCTGACCACCGCCAGGGGCGGGTACAAGCTGGTGGTGCACCGGTCCGGTGGCCGGCTGCACACGGTCAGGGCATCGCCACAGCACATGCTGGGCGACTTCGACGTCTCCGGCGACACGGTCTACTACACGGTGCTCGACTTCCGTCCAGGCGGCAGCGGGCTGCTTCGCGCGTACGACGCCCGACGCGGCAGCACCCGCACCCTGGCCACGGTCCGGCCGGTGTCGAAGCAGACGGTCGCTGGCATCTACCAGCCGACGGTCGTGGGGTCCGCGGTCTACTACGTGGCTGATCGCGGCCGCCGAAGCCTGCGCGACGCCATCGTGCGGATGAGCCGCCGCACGGGGCACCAGCAGGTGCTGGTGCCCGACACCGCCCGCTACGCGCCCCGCTTCGCCTCGTTGAGCGCCAGCCGCAAGGCCGTCACCTACGAGTCGTTCGAGAGGCCACGCCTGGTCCAGATCCCGTCCACCGGCGGGAGGCGCGAGCGGGTGTCGTGCAGCCGGGGGGCGCAGACGGCCTTCGCCGCCGCCGGCGGCCGTCGAGTCCTCTGGACGGACTTCAGCGTCGGCCGGATGGACCTCGTGACCCGGGCGAGGCCCGCCGGACGCTGCTGA
- a CDS encoding LTA synthase family protein yields MTHPQAPDTEASDPELTTEVPASPEETSAGDGAPLRDSDQPFRRRPGRIRWAFTALCALVLSLFCAWAANLVLDYSMWRGVPHQGGWQPILHPAGLWPSLLITWIVVVLIFALIGRLWLSMGVLGVISVFLAVVNYTKIEQRNEPLLPTDTSYLNQPGFIASFVPKMDLIGGAVGVVLAIAAAAGVGWLAAKLFPPLWRGLSRRQLWIARGVRVVVVVLCLLLLHTASNFNVSGNSWRKMYDATGLRWRDWDSVRNYQKNGFVSGLLFNMHVTAMNPPPGYSEATIRQIDQKYTALAAKMNKGRTGSLDNVNVVDILSESLSQPEWLKGVKLPENPLPNITKTMAQTVSGKTLAWGYGGGTANMEFEVLTGQSMAQFNPQLETPYEQLITHYKSYPSIVQWLTQRNHVPIAIHPYTTQMYKRVEVFKRFGFSQFIDKDTIKEKRRAEHGRYIDDQSAFDQILDEIDDHTKPVYLHVITMQNHTPYQNQYSDPIIPVSGVPKSLDKYYGQYLRGINITDAAFKRFTDQLSAQTDKPTVVIMYGDHLPPQVYPGNFIRREGLRTAHETPFLIWSNVKRFKHTTLPTTSPTHFYPMLFNAMNAPIPAYYALLDAVQKQVPAMDAGMKINATDQLTSAKDLDPAAKAVLKDYRLIQYDLSVGHRWSESTMFGNPPR; encoded by the coding sequence GTGACACATCCTCAGGCCCCCGACACGGAGGCGTCGGATCCGGAGCTGACCACCGAGGTCCCGGCCTCCCCGGAGGAGACCTCCGCCGGCGACGGTGCGCCGTTGCGGGACTCCGACCAGCCGTTCCGGCGCCGGCCCGGCCGGATCCGCTGGGCCTTCACCGCACTCTGCGCCCTGGTGCTGAGCCTCTTCTGCGCTTGGGCCGCCAACCTCGTCCTGGACTACTCGATGTGGCGCGGCGTGCCGCACCAGGGCGGCTGGCAGCCGATCCTGCATCCGGCAGGGCTCTGGCCCAGCCTGCTGATCACCTGGATCGTGGTGGTGCTCATCTTCGCCCTCATCGGCCGGCTGTGGCTGTCGATGGGCGTCCTCGGGGTGATCTCGGTCTTCCTGGCCGTGGTCAACTACACCAAGATCGAGCAGCGCAACGAGCCCCTCCTCCCCACTGACACCAGCTACCTCAACCAGCCCGGGTTCATCGCCTCCTTCGTGCCCAAGATGGACCTGATCGGTGGGGCGGTCGGCGTGGTCCTCGCGATCGCGGCGGCGGCCGGCGTGGGCTGGCTGGCCGCGAAGCTCTTCCCGCCGCTCTGGCGCGGTCTTTCCAGAAGGCAGCTCTGGATCGCCCGCGGGGTCCGCGTCGTGGTGGTCGTGCTCTGTCTGCTGCTGCTGCACACTGCCTCCAACTTCAACGTCTCGGGCAACAGCTGGCGCAAGATGTACGACGCGACCGGCCTGCGCTGGCGCGACTGGGACTCGGTCCGCAACTACCAGAAGAACGGCTTCGTCTCCGGGCTGCTGTTCAACATGCACGTCACCGCGATGAACCCCCCGCCCGGGTACTCCGAGGCGACCATCCGGCAGATCGACCAGAAGTACACCGCCCTCGCCGCGAAGATGAACAAGGGCCGCACCGGGAGCCTCGACAACGTCAACGTCGTCGACATCTTGTCCGAGAGCCTGAGCCAGCCCGAGTGGCTCAAGGGCGTCAAGCTGCCGGAGAACCCGTTGCCCAACATCACCAAGACGATGGCGCAGACCGTCTCGGGCAAGACGCTCGCCTGGGGGTACGGCGGCGGCACCGCCAACATGGAGTTCGAGGTCCTCACCGGCCAGTCGATGGCGCAGTTCAACCCGCAGCTGGAGACGCCGTACGAGCAGCTGATCACGCACTACAAGAGCTACCCGTCGATCGTGCAGTGGCTGACCCAGCGCAACCACGTGCCGATCGCGATCCACCCCTACACCACACAGATGTACAAGCGGGTCGAGGTCTTCAAGCGCTTCGGGTTCTCCCAGTTCATCGACAAGGACACGATCAAGGAGAAGCGACGGGCCGAGCACGGGCGCTACATCGACGACCAGTCGGCGTTCGACCAGATCCTCGACGAGATCGACGACCACACCAAGCCGGTCTACCTGCACGTCATCACGATGCAGAACCACACGCCGTACCAGAACCAGTACTCGGACCCGATCATCCCGGTCAGCGGCGTCCCGAAGTCACTGGACAAGTACTACGGGCAGTACCTGCGTGGCATCAACATCACCGACGCCGCGTTCAAGCGCTTCACCGACCAGCTCTCGGCGCAGACCGACAAGCCGACGGTGGTGATCATGTACGGCGACCACCTGCCTCCGCAGGTCTACCCCGGCAACTTCATCCGCCGCGAGGGTCTGCGCACGGCCCACGAGACGCCGTTCCTGATCTGGTCGAACGTCAAGAGGTTCAAGCACACCACCCTGCCGACCACCAGCCCGACGCACTTCTACCCGATGCTGTTCAACGCGATGAACGCCCCGATTCCGGCGTACTACGCCCTGCTGGATGCGGTTCAGAAGCAGGTGCCGGCGATGGATGCCGGGATGAAGATCAACGCGACCGACCAGCTGACCTCGGCCAAGGACCTGGACCCGGCCGCCAAGGCCGTGCTCAAGGACTACCGGTTGATCCAGTACGACCTGAGCGTCGGACACCGCTGGTCGGAGTCGACGATGTTCGGCAACCCGCCCCGGTGA